From the genome of Vigna angularis cultivar LongXiaoDou No.4 chromosome 11, ASM1680809v1, whole genome shotgun sequence, one region includes:
- the LOC108334382 gene encoding pentatricopeptide repeat-containing protein At4g04790, mitochondrial isoform X2, producing the protein MQVRYIRNLSTGCRRSASKGATSKPQPSSSSSSTSLCLSELDEDFTLSSLKLKQPSDSGYSANRVFKHISSIFHDGKSAKKPGSAEIDGAKEFERVQNLSWLSSISQSNILLQRKEQSHKKKQKYVFEVSQENRFQKLVQVSAKMLGPEATLELFGKLGRKPDAKGYSALVKMCIDKARGTDDEGVAIELGKVFNLFKSMREQGLELEEQTYCPLLLYIIDMCMVEEFQFFYVIIKEENPSSVARLGYYEMLLWLRVNNEEKIQSICNYIAENDSEDMSDIRENVLLALCESERTEEILKLLEIIDIKDISSAESVAMVFQALGRLLLEPVAEKFLFYLKNSDHEANNVTNFIACYVVSIPNLLVEDVKKKFKDLHQRLEVSPSSSSYEKIILHSCALHKKNIIDGVRVLDHMPCADIKPDS; encoded by the exons ATGCAAGTGCGCTACATTCGAAATCTAAGCACTGGGTGCCGACGTTCAGCCTCCAAAGGTGCCACTTCCAAACCTcaaccttcatcttcttcttcttcaacctcGTTATGCCTTTCGGAACTTGATGAGGATTTCACGCTCTCAAGCCTCAAGCTTAAACAACCCTCTGATTCAG GTTATTCGGCTAACAGGGTGTTTAAgcatatttcttctattttccATG ATGGTAAGTCAGCCAAGAAACCTGGTTCTGCGGAAATTGATGGTGCAAAGGAGTTTGAAAGAGTGCAAAATCTATCGTGGTTGTCGAGCATCTCTCAGAGCAATATATTATTGCAACGGAAAGAGCAATctcataaaaagaaacaaaaatatgtgtTTGAAGTCTCTCAAGAAAACCGTTTTCAGAAGTTAGTTCAAGTCTCTGCAAAAATGCTAGGACCAGAGGCTACCCTTGAATTGTTTGGTAAACTTGGACGAAAACCAGATGCGAAAGGATACAGTGCATTGGTAAAAATGTGCATAGATAAAGCCAGGGGAACTGATGATGAAGGCGTCGCAATAGAACTGGGGAAGgtttttaacctttttaaatCAATGAGGGAACAAGGTTTAGAGCTAGAGGAGCAGACATATTGCCCACTTCTTTTGTATATAATTGATATGTGTATGGTTGAGGAGTTTCAGTTTTTCTATGTTATTATCAAAGAGGAGAATCCCAGTTCAGTTGCAAGGCTGGGTTACTATGAAATGTTGTTGTGGTTGAGAGTTAATAACGAAGAAAAGATTCAGAGTATTTGTAATTATATTGCAGAGAATGACAGTGAGGACATGTCTGATATACGAG AGAATGTTCTGTTGGCTCTTTGTGAAAGTGAACGGACAGAGGAGATTTTAAAGCTGTTGGAAATCATAGACATAAAAGACATTTCATCTGCTGAATCTGTAGCAATGGTATTTCAGGCATTAGGAAGATTACTATTGGAACCTGTGGCAGAGAAGTTccttttttacttaaaaaatagtG ATCATGAAGCAAATAATGTTACAAACTTCATTGCTTGCTATGTTGTTAGCATTCCAAATTTATTG GTTGAGGATGTCAAAAAAAAGTTCAAAGACTTGCACCAAAGACTAGAAGTTTCACCTTCATCCTCATCATATGAGAAAATCATTTTACATAGCTGTGCATTGCACAAG AAAAACATCATTGATGGGGTGAGGGTCCTTGACCACATGCCATGTGCTGATATAAAACCGGATTCATAG
- the LOC108333529 gene encoding protein NDR1 has translation MAQDNCCTRCTAFIVTIGLTALFLWLSMRVDEPHLYLDKIYVPALNKTLNPSPGNTTILFTVRLVNRNKDNGIKYDDVHLTFKVFVSNNTTRPLGNATVDRFYQGHNKKAFKHGSLNGGGNLTVTVSGKVVYRVDFTTAIKYKIVWWYTKRHLLWGGVNVEMNDSGLKVNRKPVRLGGKNPEVIPSSAPESRGCYRALVTFFVAAFVLLLDVHRFS, from the coding sequence ATGGCGCAGGATAACTGCTGCACACGCTGCACCGCCTTCATTGTAACCATAGGTTTAACCGCACTGTTCCTGTGGCTGAGTATGCGCGTGGACGAACCCCATTTGTACCTCGACAAAATTTACGTTCCTGCCCTCaacaaaaccctaaatcccTCTCCCGGAAACACCACCATCCTCTTCACCGTCAGGCTCGTCAACAGGAACAAGGACAATGGAATCAAATACGACGACGTTCACCTCACTTTCAAGGTCTTCGTCAGCAACAACACCACGCGCCCTCTCGGGAACGCCACCGTGGACCGCTTCTACCAGGGCCACAACAAGAAGGCCTTCAAGCATGGCTCTCTCAACGGCGGCGGTAACCTTACCGTCACGGTTTCCGGGAAGGTGGTGTACCGCGTGGACTTCACCACGGCGATAAAGTACAAGATTGTTTGGTGGTACACGAAACGGCACCTTTTATGGGGAGGGGTAAATGTGGAAATGAACGATTCCGGGTTGAAAGTAAACCGGAAACCCGTCAGGCTTGGCGGTAAAAACCCGGAGGTGATCCCGTCCAGCGCACCCGAATCCCGTGGATGCTATCGTGCACTTGTCACATTTTTTGTGGCTGCTTTTGTCCTTCTGCTTGATGTTCATCGGTTTAGTTGA
- the LOC108334382 gene encoding pentatricopeptide repeat-containing protein At4g04790, mitochondrial isoform X1: protein MQVRYIRNLSTGCRRSASKGATSKPQPSSSSSSTSLCLSELDEDFTLSSLKLKQPSDSGYSANRVFKHISSIFHDGKSAKKPGSAEIDGAKEFERVQNLSWLSSISQSNILLQRKEQSHKKKQKYVFEVSQENRFQKLVQVSAKMLGPEATLELFGKLGRKPDAKGYSALVKMCIDKARGTDDEGVAIELGKVFNLFKSMREQGLELEEQTYCPLLLYIIDMCMVEEFQFFYVIIKEENPSSVARLGYYEMLLWLRVNNEEKIQSICNYIAENDSEDMSDIRENVLLALCESERTEEILKLLEIIDIKDISSAESVAMVFQALGRLLLEPVAEKFLFYLKNSDHEANNVTNFIACYVVSIPNLLVEDVKKKFKDLHQRLEVSPSSSSYEKIILHSCALHKVHVALDIVNEMCEAGLTLSTEVLHSMLQICDETSEYNLKNIIDGVRVLDHMPCADIKPDS from the exons ATGCAAGTGCGCTACATTCGAAATCTAAGCACTGGGTGCCGACGTTCAGCCTCCAAAGGTGCCACTTCCAAACCTcaaccttcatcttcttcttcttcaacctcGTTATGCCTTTCGGAACTTGATGAGGATTTCACGCTCTCAAGCCTCAAGCTTAAACAACCCTCTGATTCAG GTTATTCGGCTAACAGGGTGTTTAAgcatatttcttctattttccATG ATGGTAAGTCAGCCAAGAAACCTGGTTCTGCGGAAATTGATGGTGCAAAGGAGTTTGAAAGAGTGCAAAATCTATCGTGGTTGTCGAGCATCTCTCAGAGCAATATATTATTGCAACGGAAAGAGCAATctcataaaaagaaacaaaaatatgtgtTTGAAGTCTCTCAAGAAAACCGTTTTCAGAAGTTAGTTCAAGTCTCTGCAAAAATGCTAGGACCAGAGGCTACCCTTGAATTGTTTGGTAAACTTGGACGAAAACCAGATGCGAAAGGATACAGTGCATTGGTAAAAATGTGCATAGATAAAGCCAGGGGAACTGATGATGAAGGCGTCGCAATAGAACTGGGGAAGgtttttaacctttttaaatCAATGAGGGAACAAGGTTTAGAGCTAGAGGAGCAGACATATTGCCCACTTCTTTTGTATATAATTGATATGTGTATGGTTGAGGAGTTTCAGTTTTTCTATGTTATTATCAAAGAGGAGAATCCCAGTTCAGTTGCAAGGCTGGGTTACTATGAAATGTTGTTGTGGTTGAGAGTTAATAACGAAGAAAAGATTCAGAGTATTTGTAATTATATTGCAGAGAATGACAGTGAGGACATGTCTGATATACGAG AGAATGTTCTGTTGGCTCTTTGTGAAAGTGAACGGACAGAGGAGATTTTAAAGCTGTTGGAAATCATAGACATAAAAGACATTTCATCTGCTGAATCTGTAGCAATGGTATTTCAGGCATTAGGAAGATTACTATTGGAACCTGTGGCAGAGAAGTTccttttttacttaaaaaatagtG ATCATGAAGCAAATAATGTTACAAACTTCATTGCTTGCTATGTTGTTAGCATTCCAAATTTATTG GTTGAGGATGTCAAAAAAAAGTTCAAAGACTTGCACCAAAGACTAGAAGTTTCACCTTCATCCTCATCATATGAGAAAATCATTTTACATAGCTGTGCATTGCACAAG GTGCATGTAGCACTTGATATTGTCAATGAAATGTGTGAAGCAGGTTTGACTCTATCAACTGAGGTATTACACTCAATGTTACAAATTTGTGACGAAACATCTGAATATAATTTG AAAAACATCATTGATGGGGTGAGGGTCCTTGACCACATGCCATGTGCTGATATAAAACCGGATTCATAG
- the LOC108333641 gene encoding protein CHLORORESPIRATORY REDUCTION 41, chloroplastic, whose product MASTVFTYPSLQLHIHSQKASNPSEFSIHSQPRKQFSIRCTSLESSPPEDDFLTPDPSFSTVNSEESFPIEKRRRSEIVRERRGKKLVQPEPPNFEIGWKRTKEIKQEVPVGYVIADFLEKLETLMGKQFGSTELLVKVGEIVAERAREEAEVLMDEGKVEERMVTELFRVLKLMEMDLAMVKAAVKEETLEERLEQAKARCRQAILVAYSF is encoded by the coding sequence ATGGCTTCCACAGTGTTCACATATCCTTCTCTTCAGCTTCACATCCACTCACAAAAAGCATCAAATCCATCAGAGTTTTCCATCCACAGCCAACCCAGAAAGCAGTTTTCCATTAGATGCACATCTCTGGAATCCAGTCCTCCTGAGGATGATTTTCTAACCCCGGACCCTTCCTTCAGCACAGTGAACAGTGAAGAGTCTTTTCCCATTGAGAAGAGAAGGAGGTCAGAGATAGTGAGGGAGAGAAGGGGAAAGAAACTTGTGCAGCCTGAGCCTCCAAACTTTGAAATTGGATGGAAGAGGACAAAAGAGATAAAGCAAGAGGTGCCAGTTGGGTATGTCATAGCTGACTTCTTGGAGAAGCTAGAGACCCTCATGGGGAAGCAGTTTGGATCAACAGAACTGCTGGTAAAGGTGGGAGAAATTGTGGCTGAGAGGGCAAGAGAAGAGGCTGAGGTTCTGATGGATGAAGGGAAAGTAGAGGAAAGAATGGTGACAGAACTGTTCAGAGTGTTGAAGCTGATGGAGATGGATTTGGCTATGGTTAAGGCTGCTGTCAAGGAGGAAACATTGGAAGAAAGGCTTGAGCAGGCCAAGGCAAGGTGCAGGCAAGCCATACTTGTTGCTTATTCCTTTTGA